From Vreelandella neptunia, the proteins below share one genomic window:
- the tssH gene encoding type VI secretion system ATPase TssH, which translates to MLRVELPALISRLNGISRHGLEQAAVLCAEQQAPEVTTGHLLLALVDQPLCDVRLLLETLDIDVEELRARMAEESRPPRDLEVSTPSFSPLLVELLQDAWLLAATEYGHQALRSGVLFTALLHNAPRYLGPKSTALLEEINRENLRRHLERLTADSAEAPRDGADAKQRQTAQPAGDDSALARFATSLTEQARNGELDPVLGRDPEIDQMLDILGRRRKNNPIVIGDAGVGKSAVVEGLAARIVAGQVPAALADVELLTLDLGALQAGAAVKGEFEKRLKAVIDEVKNAPRPTLLFIDEAHTLIGAGNQEGGGDAANLLKPALARGELRTIAATTWREYKKYFEKDPALSRRFQPIALSEPSVEQALVILRGLRDVYERAHGVLIGDSGLRAAAALSARYLAGRQLPDKAIDVLDTACTRLAQALDTPPRKLSHLQSEHIAALRERDQVERERLLGREPDSERHHDLTERLAKLEEELASLEAAWQAQRECVDAIVALHRQLLEATEGDAVDQLPEGVHQELAEREQQLAQLQETFALVNPSVEEAQIAQVIGDWTGVPVERMTSDELTRLTELPTHLDALIQGQGSAIERIHRHLLTARADLRRPGRPLGAFLLVGPSGVGKTETVVQIADQLYGGRQFLTTINMSEYQEKHTVSRLIGSPPGYVGFGEGGLLTEAIRQRPYSVVLLDEVEKAHPDVLNLFYQAFDKGELADGEGRVIDCKNVLFFLTSNLGYEAIVSYGDDPAALDAALYPVLAEFFKPALLARMEVVPYLPLNGDTLRDIVKAKLDTLATRIRERHRHAEVVLDDSLAEAICKRATRSENGARMLESVIDGELLPPLSRALLERMARRENVSRVVLGTDADSGVFTAEVA; encoded by the coding sequence ATGCTTAGGGTAGAGCTACCGGCGCTTATTAGTCGACTGAATGGAATTTCTCGTCATGGCCTCGAGCAGGCCGCCGTGCTGTGCGCAGAGCAGCAAGCACCGGAGGTGACCACCGGTCACCTGCTGCTGGCGCTGGTCGACCAGCCGCTATGTGATGTGCGCTTACTGTTGGAAACGCTTGATATTGATGTCGAGGAGCTGCGCGCAAGAATGGCTGAGGAGAGCCGTCCGCCGCGTGACCTTGAGGTATCGACACCCAGCTTTTCGCCGTTATTAGTAGAGCTGCTGCAGGACGCGTGGTTACTAGCGGCCACCGAGTACGGACATCAAGCGCTTCGCAGCGGCGTGCTTTTCACGGCGCTACTGCACAACGCCCCGCGTTACTTAGGGCCGAAGAGCACGGCGCTGCTGGAAGAGATCAATCGCGAAAACCTACGCCGCCACTTGGAGCGTCTTACGGCCGATTCAGCCGAAGCGCCTCGGGACGGTGCCGACGCTAAACAACGCCAAACTGCCCAGCCTGCTGGCGATGACAGTGCGCTTGCCCGTTTTGCTACCTCGCTGACCGAACAGGCGCGCAATGGTGAGCTTGACCCTGTCCTTGGGCGTGACCCGGAAATCGACCAAATGCTCGATATCCTGGGGCGTCGGCGCAAAAACAACCCCATTGTAATTGGCGATGCCGGGGTGGGTAAAAGTGCAGTGGTAGAAGGTTTAGCGGCACGCATTGTGGCTGGGCAGGTACCCGCTGCGCTGGCAGATGTTGAGCTGCTGACCCTTGACCTAGGTGCGCTGCAAGCCGGTGCCGCGGTGAAAGGCGAGTTTGAGAAGCGCCTGAAAGCGGTGATTGACGAAGTCAAAAATGCTCCGCGCCCTACGCTGTTATTTATAGATGAAGCGCACACGCTGATCGGTGCTGGTAACCAGGAAGGCGGCGGTGACGCGGCCAACTTGCTCAAGCCTGCCCTGGCCCGTGGGGAACTGCGTACTATCGCCGCTACTACCTGGCGTGAGTACAAAAAGTACTTTGAAAAAGACCCGGCACTCTCGCGGCGTTTCCAGCCCATTGCGCTTTCCGAGCCAAGCGTTGAGCAAGCGCTGGTCATCCTGCGCGGTTTGCGGGATGTGTATGAGCGCGCCCATGGCGTGCTGATCGGCGACAGCGGCCTGCGTGCTGCTGCTGCGCTTTCTGCCCGTTACCTGGCCGGTCGGCAACTGCCCGATAAGGCCATTGATGTGTTGGATACCGCCTGTACCCGATTGGCGCAGGCCCTGGATACCCCGCCCCGTAAGCTAAGCCACTTACAGAGTGAGCATATCGCCGCGCTACGTGAGCGTGACCAGGTCGAGCGTGAACGTCTGCTGGGGCGTGAACCCGATAGCGAGCGCCACCACGACTTAACCGAACGTTTAGCCAAGCTGGAAGAGGAGTTGGCAAGCCTGGAAGCCGCCTGGCAAGCGCAGCGCGAATGCGTCGATGCCATTGTGGCGCTACATCGCCAGCTGCTAGAGGCAACGGAGGGCGATGCCGTTGATCAACTTCCCGAGGGCGTTCATCAAGAACTCGCCGAACGGGAGCAGCAGTTGGCCCAGCTGCAAGAGACGTTTGCACTGGTTAATCCTAGCGTTGAAGAGGCGCAAATTGCTCAGGTGATTGGCGATTGGACCGGTGTGCCGGTCGAGCGCATGACCAGCGACGAGCTAACCCGGCTCACCGAACTGCCGACCCATCTGGATGCGCTAATCCAGGGGCAGGGCAGTGCCATTGAGCGTATCCATCGCCACTTGCTAACCGCGCGTGCGGATCTGCGCCGCCCGGGGCGGCCATTGGGCGCATTTCTGCTGGTAGGCCCCAGCGGCGTGGGTAAAACCGAAACCGTGGTGCAAATCGCCGACCAGCTGTATGGCGGTCGTCAGTTTCTTACCACGATCAATATGTCGGAATACCAAGAGAAGCACACGGTTTCACGTCTGATTGGTTCGCCGCCGGGGTATGTAGGGTTTGGGGAAGGCGGGCTACTCACCGAAGCGATCCGCCAGCGCCCTTACTCGGTGGTGCTGCTGGACGAAGTCGAAAAAGCCCATCCCGATGTGCTTAACCTCTTCTACCAAGCGTTTGATAAAGGCGAACTGGCCGACGGGGAAGGGCGCGTGATCGATTGCAAAAACGTGCTGTTTTTCCTGACCTCTAACCTGGGCTACGAAGCCATCGTTAGCTATGGCGATGACCCCGCGGCGCTGGATGCCGCGCTCTACCCGGTGCTGGCTGAGTTCTTCAAACCGGCGCTATTAGCGCGTATGGAAGTAGTGCCTTACTTGCCGCTGAACGGCGATACCCTGCGCGACATCGTCAAGGCCAAGCTGGATACCTTGGCAACACGCATCCGTGAGCGCCATCGCCATGCCGAAGTGGTGCTGGATGACAGCCTGGCCGAGGCAATTTGCAAACGTGCGACGCGGAGTGAAAACGGCGCGCGGATGCTGGAGTCGGTGATCGATGGTGAACTGCTGCCGCCGCTTTCCCGTGCCCTGCTTGAGCGTATGGCGCGGCGCGAGAACGTCAGCCGGGTAGTGCTGGGCACGGATGCCGACAGCGGCGTCTTTACTGCGGAGGTGGCATAG
- the icmH gene encoding type IVB secretion system protein IcmH/DotU: MQDIATHQDDAKNDYPMGGPVRHEDHIKDSGVEQLVHSHAQHLNADEDYWFRLRGHNLNPLVDASSSLLGMAVRVRQVDGADDIERLYRQVVDEIASIEIELTEQGYDRPTLLAFRYVLCSFIDETVMGMPWGRQSVWAEHSLLARFHNETWGGEKVFSILARLQQEPHRYRDMLAFIYLCLCLGFEGRYRVKTHGREEYEQIVRALGDQLASLDEPPDEMLTQPLRHVVKGRGKGMHEGLPLWAIFALFGVTLVGIYLGLSWSLDQQAEQVRALLDQIYR; encoded by the coding sequence ATGCAAGATATTGCCACGCATCAAGATGACGCCAAAAACGACTACCCGATGGGTGGGCCGGTTCGCCATGAAGATCATATAAAAGACAGCGGCGTTGAGCAGTTGGTGCATAGCCATGCCCAGCACCTGAATGCTGACGAGGACTACTGGTTTCGACTGCGCGGGCACAACTTAAACCCGCTGGTCGATGCCTCGAGCAGCCTGCTGGGCATGGCGGTGCGCGTCCGTCAGGTGGACGGCGCTGATGATATCGAGCGCTTATATCGCCAGGTGGTGGACGAAATTGCCTCCATCGAAATTGAACTAACCGAGCAGGGGTATGACCGCCCGACACTGCTCGCCTTCCGCTATGTGCTTTGCTCGTTTATCGATGAAACCGTGATGGGCATGCCCTGGGGTCGCCAGAGCGTGTGGGCCGAGCACTCACTGCTGGCGAGGTTTCATAATGAAACCTGGGGGGGCGAAAAAGTCTTCTCTATCCTCGCGCGGCTGCAGCAAGAGCCTCATCGCTATCGCGACATGCTGGCCTTTATCTATTTGTGCCTGTGCCTTGGGTTTGAGGGGCGCTACCGGGTAAAAACCCACGGTCGTGAAGAGTACGAACAAATTGTACGCGCGCTTGGCGATCAACTGGCGTCACTTGATGAGCCGCCAGACGAGATGCTGACCCAGCCACTTAGGCATGTGGTGAAAGGGCGTGGCAAAGGAATGCATGAGGGGTTACCGCTGTGGGCCATCTTTGCTCTGTTCGGCGTTACGTTGGTGGGTATTTATTTGGGGCTTTCTTGGTCGCTGGATCAGCAGGCTGAGCAAGTCAGAGCTTTACTCGATCAGATTTATCGTTAG
- the tssK gene encoding type VI secretion system baseplate subunit TssK — translation MASRNRVVWSEGLFIKPQHFQQQQRSLEGLIDTRLKGVSHYLYGFLTLELNKEFLSFGRIAISRASGVMPDGVAFQLPEDDLEPSALEVVDAGITNQVVYLGLPLATDSVGEVRWPDDELPARYRLSPRSVRDLHSRDGDMADLDVARVSPRLLLEQEDRSGYACLAVTRILERRPDGSLVLDEQFIPTLMNVQAAPSLQRFVGEMAGLMRERARNIAQRLSTPNQAGVADVTDFMLLQLLNRAQPRFQHLSRLGQVHPERLYDTMYEIASELVTFTDESRLPPECPAYDHEHPERGFRPLMQMMRQALSTVLEPRAIAIQIQARKFGLLVAPLSDTSLFETAEFILAVRADMPNERLRKQFLQQTKVASVERIRDLISLQLPGVPLDPLPVAPRELPYHAGYTYFQLSRQSEAWGMLDGASGFAFHVAGEFPGLEMQFWAIRS, via the coding sequence ATGGCCAGTCGCAATCGCGTGGTATGGAGTGAAGGGCTATTTATCAAGCCGCAGCACTTTCAACAGCAGCAGCGCAGCCTCGAAGGGTTGATTGATACGCGGCTTAAAGGGGTTAGTCACTATCTGTACGGATTTTTGACCCTGGAGTTGAACAAAGAGTTTTTAAGCTTTGGCCGGATTGCGATTAGCCGGGCGAGCGGTGTCATGCCTGATGGCGTTGCCTTCCAATTGCCTGAGGATGATTTAGAGCCCTCTGCGCTGGAAGTTGTTGATGCGGGCATTACTAACCAGGTGGTGTATTTAGGCTTGCCGCTAGCCACGGATAGCGTCGGGGAAGTGCGCTGGCCCGATGACGAACTGCCCGCACGTTATCGCCTTTCGCCGCGCAGCGTGCGTGACCTGCACTCCCGCGACGGTGATATGGCCGACCTGGACGTGGCGCGCGTTTCACCGCGCTTGTTATTAGAGCAAGAAGACCGCAGTGGTTATGCCTGCTTGGCCGTTACGCGCATTCTAGAGCGCCGCCCCGACGGTAGCTTGGTACTGGATGAGCAATTCATCCCCACCTTAATGAACGTGCAAGCAGCGCCAAGCCTGCAGCGGTTTGTGGGTGAGATGGCCGGTTTGATGCGGGAGCGGGCGCGCAATATTGCTCAGCGGCTGTCGACGCCTAATCAGGCAGGCGTTGCCGACGTGACCGATTTCATGCTGTTACAACTACTGAACCGCGCCCAGCCACGGTTTCAGCATCTGTCACGCTTGGGGCAAGTTCACCCGGAGCGGCTCTACGACACCATGTATGAAATCGCTAGTGAGTTGGTGACGTTTACCGATGAGTCGCGTTTGCCGCCTGAGTGCCCTGCTTATGACCATGAGCATCCCGAGCGTGGATTCCGGCCCTTGATGCAGATGATGCGCCAAGCTCTCTCCACCGTGCTTGAACCCCGCGCTATCGCCATTCAGATACAGGCACGGAAATTTGGCTTACTGGTGGCGCCGCTTTCGGATACCAGCCTGTTCGAAACAGCCGAATTCATTTTGGCAGTGCGCGCCGATATGCCTAACGAGCGCCTGCGTAAGCAGTTTCTACAGCAAACCAAAGTGGCCAGCGTCGAGCGTATTCGCGACCTTATTAGCCTGCAATTACCGGGTGTGCCTTTGGATCCACTTCCAGTGGCCCCCCGCGAACTGCCTTATCACGCGGGCTATACCTACTTCCAACTCAGCCGACAAAGCGAAGCCTGGGGAATGCTGGATGGCGCAAGCGGTTTTGCCTTCCACGTGGCGGGCGAATTTCCCGGGTTGGAGATGCAGTTTTGGGCGATCAGGAGTTAA
- the tssJ gene encoding type VI secretion system lipoprotein TssJ — translation MSKAKSLGLVGLLLVLLSITGCASTREAAGKAWEVMLDPSIPVGYPEDQPTLVDLSMVAEPDVNPNIDGEGTPLRFQILQLKDDSMLMAADMDQLREDMEAALGTNYLAHDDFTLLPGQWKFYEPFAIEEDTRYIGLIAFYAEPNEAEWKKVVKVKASSENYHLLVHLRNSEVELRKEE, via the coding sequence ATGAGCAAGGCCAAGAGCCTCGGGCTTGTTGGGTTGCTTTTAGTGCTGCTGTCAATCACGGGCTGTGCCTCGACCCGTGAAGCAGCCGGTAAAGCCTGGGAAGTCATGCTAGACCCCTCGATACCGGTGGGCTATCCGGAAGATCAGCCCACGCTGGTAGATCTAAGCATGGTCGCAGAGCCCGATGTGAACCCGAACATCGATGGCGAGGGGACGCCGCTGCGCTTTCAAATTTTGCAGCTTAAAGATGACTCCATGCTAATGGCAGCTGACATGGATCAGTTAAGGGAGGATATGGAGGCGGCATTGGGCACGAACTATCTGGCCCATGACGACTTCACCTTGCTACCTGGCCAGTGGAAATTCTACGAACCCTTCGCCATTGAAGAGGACACGCGCTACATCGGTTTGATTGCGTTCTACGCTGAGCCAAACGAGGCGGAGTGGAAGAAAGTCGTCAAAGTGAAAGCCAGTTCAGAGAATTATCACTTGCTGGTTCATCTGCGCAACAGTGAAGTAGAACTAAGGAAGGAAGAGTGA
- the tagH gene encoding type VI secretion system-associated FHA domain protein TagH, with the protein MNANPISAVTLVIANSERLEGRSTSSHVFHEIGGTLGCSTDDDWLLQDHAGRIRPQHAQVSKIDGKFCLIDSSGHTFINRATLPIGRNRKVALSEGDEVLVGEYRLKVHLGDRQSTQPGAQPLASLVNEEQEAVDAYGRPLVQEDQPLRAEAAKKEDPMEALGGVVRGVGHEDPMAALDPRSANAQLSESVEEMPELLGSERRVEGSVGRDQQERREGAVRMPAIKRKPGSHSPDSYSPSGYSTSGYSPSSHSPNGYTAGNQTERSSSMDERAIDDLERSVGEQLEDRWQKPSGRSLGHVGADPLLRGLDIDIPFRDSEEQQAFLEEAGHTLRAAINGLRALQQTQNDSKYPLRDRRLQPIEDNPLRLGQAYEATVETMFSAQRSPVHLSAPEAVGECLRHQGHHQAAVEEAIEYALTAILDAFSPEALLKRFHAYRGAGTRIEDENGWAWEMYRHYYHELNSGRQLGFQKLFWEVFEQAYDQSVRRQQREDA; encoded by the coding sequence ATGAACGCCAACCCAATTTCCGCTGTAACGCTGGTCATTGCCAATAGTGAGCGCCTAGAAGGCCGTTCAACAAGCAGTCATGTCTTTCATGAAATCGGCGGCACCCTGGGCTGCTCAACCGATGATGACTGGTTATTGCAAGATCACGCCGGCCGCATTCGCCCGCAGCATGCCCAAGTGAGCAAAATTGACGGCAAATTCTGCCTGATTGATAGCAGCGGGCACACCTTTATCAATCGCGCCACTCTACCGATTGGCCGAAACCGCAAGGTCGCTTTGAGCGAGGGCGATGAAGTGCTAGTCGGCGAGTACCGCCTAAAGGTGCATTTAGGTGACCGGCAGAGTACTCAACCCGGCGCTCAACCTCTGGCTTCGTTAGTCAATGAAGAGCAGGAAGCTGTAGATGCGTATGGCCGTCCGTTGGTTCAAGAAGACCAGCCGCTACGTGCGGAAGCCGCCAAAAAAGAAGATCCCATGGAGGCACTTGGCGGGGTAGTGCGTGGAGTGGGGCATGAAGACCCAATGGCTGCTCTCGACCCTCGTTCTGCCAATGCTCAGCTTTCCGAATCCGTTGAAGAGATGCCCGAATTGCTGGGTTCCGAGCGGCGCGTGGAAGGAAGTGTGGGGCGTGACCAGCAAGAGCGGCGCGAAGGCGCTGTTCGCATGCCAGCGATCAAACGCAAGCCAGGCAGCCATTCACCGGACAGCTATTCACCAAGCGGTTATTCAACAAGCGGCTATTCACCAAGCAGTCATTCGCCAAACGGCTATACAGCAGGCAACCAGACAGAGAGGAGCAGTAGCATGGATGAGCGGGCAATAGATGACCTCGAACGTTCCGTTGGCGAGCAGTTAGAGGATCGCTGGCAAAAGCCTAGTGGCCGTTCCCTTGGCCATGTGGGGGCCGACCCGCTATTAAGAGGGTTGGATATCGACATTCCCTTCCGTGATAGCGAAGAGCAGCAGGCGTTTCTTGAAGAAGCGGGCCATACGTTACGGGCTGCTATTAATGGCTTACGTGCACTGCAGCAAACCCAAAACGATAGCAAATACCCTCTCCGCGATCGTCGTTTACAGCCTATCGAAGATAACCCCCTGCGCCTTGGCCAGGCTTACGAGGCCACTGTCGAGACAATGTTTTCGGCCCAGCGTAGCCCGGTTCACCTTTCGGCGCCGGAAGCGGTGGGGGAGTGCCTTCGTCATCAAGGCCATCACCAAGCGGCAGTTGAGGAAGCCATCGAGTACGCCCTAACCGCTATTTTGGACGCCTTTTCACCTGAAGCGCTGCTCAAACGTTTCCATGCATATCGGGGGGCAGGAACCCGCATTGAAGATGAAAACGGCTGGGCCTGGGAAATGTACCGCCATTACTACCACGAGCTTAACTCAGGCCGCCAGCTAGGTTTCCAAAAACTGTTCTGGGAAGTCTTCGAGCAGGCGTATGACCAATCTGTTCGTCGCCAGCAGCGGGAGGACGCATGA